Proteins from a genomic interval of Lelliottia amnigena:
- the fimA_4 gene encoding fimbrial protein — translation MKLRKNVIAATILAIISGSACAAETNAGTIHFTGQIIEPSCTIKGENGTDSTVPLGTYPTSLFTAPGDESTLVPFSITLVDCPVKSDGLPQVQLTLTGPTTLTGATTLLDVGATTGDTAATGVGIAISAQGEDDQLLSLDGKEGQVYIDLPEAAEDQIKSDFNARYQAFASTVTAGPADGDLTVNILYR, via the coding sequence ATGAAATTAAGGAAAAATGTCATTGCCGCCACTATTCTGGCGATTATTTCCGGCAGCGCCTGTGCGGCTGAAACCAACGCCGGAACTATCCATTTTACCGGCCAAATTATTGAACCAAGCTGTACTATTAAAGGTGAAAACGGCACCGATAGCACAGTCCCTCTCGGAACCTATCCCACGAGTTTATTTACGGCTCCAGGAGATGAGTCTACTCTTGTGCCCTTTTCAATCACCCTCGTTGATTGCCCGGTAAAAAGTGATGGCTTACCGCAAGTTCAGTTAACCCTTACAGGCCCAACAACATTGACTGGCGCTACGACTCTTCTGGATGTAGGCGCCACGACTGGCGATACCGCAGCAACCGGTGTTGGCATCGCAATCAGTGCTCAAGGAGAAGATGATCAACTGCTTTCGCTGGACGGTAAGGAAGGACAAGTCTACATCGATCTTCCTGAAGCTGCAGAAGACCAGATTAAGTCAGATTTTAATGCGCGATATCAAGCTTTCGCGTCAACAGTGACTGCTGGTCCAGCCGACGGTGACCTGACAGTGAATATTCTTTACCGTTAA
- the focC_2 gene encoding pili assembly chaperone — MRIFSLLLLCIPVISTSISHAAGIQIGRTRIIYEAGKKEIALPLVNKDRSLPWLVQSWTDTGDGKTRGPFIVTPPLFRLDPEKEQSLRIAWNGAALPDNKESLFYMNIRTIPATAKEDDEKNVLRLIYKTRLKLFWRPAGLKGTPSETCKQLRFTRSGKMLTVVNNGDYYSIFDNLKVGNTKIEKADQISPQSSVSILIPEGVTGTNVTWRCITDYGNASTQFSFTLA; from the coding sequence ATGCGTATTTTCTCGCTTTTATTATTATGCATTCCGGTTATTTCAACCAGTATAAGTCATGCTGCAGGCATACAGATTGGGCGCACACGAATTATTTATGAAGCGGGTAAAAAAGAGATTGCTCTCCCGCTGGTGAATAAAGATCGCTCGCTGCCATGGCTGGTGCAATCCTGGACCGATACGGGTGATGGAAAAACACGCGGGCCCTTCATTGTCACGCCCCCTTTATTTCGTCTGGATCCGGAAAAAGAGCAGAGCCTTCGTATTGCATGGAATGGCGCTGCGCTGCCTGATAATAAAGAATCCTTATTCTACATGAACATTCGCACCATCCCAGCGACGGCAAAGGAAGACGATGAAAAAAACGTTCTGCGTTTGATTTATAAAACGCGACTGAAACTCTTCTGGCGCCCCGCGGGCCTGAAAGGCACGCCCAGCGAGACCTGCAAACAACTTCGTTTTACGCGCAGTGGCAAAATGCTGACCGTGGTGAATAACGGCGATTACTACAGCATCTTCGATAACCTCAAGGTGGGTAACACAAAGATAGAAAAAGCCGATCAGATCAGTCCTCAGTCAAGCGTCAGCATCCTCATTCCAGAGGGCGTCACCGGGACAAACGTCACCTGGCGTTGCATCACGGATTACGGTAATGCCTCAACGCAATTCTCATTCACACTGGCTTAG